In the genome of Meles meles chromosome 4, mMelMel3.1 paternal haplotype, whole genome shotgun sequence, one region contains:
- the LOC123939886 gene encoding translation initiation factor IF-2-like, which yields MHGAPPAGSPEPRCHRDRGRVRRGARGTARLPPDSPRRGFPGRLRSLPRQGRSRDSPAQTKAKHKGRRGGRRTERRGRRRRRRRGRCCAAAKPEAGRPEAWRVQAVRRVPASLSPPCPCPRASPVPRPEPAAAGASCSRLPGAARGGPAGPPPLSLSCRRRGAGAQAAAGASALPLRLIPPPPILPALPHPLPRPRGAPWSQRAPGAPPRECTRVALPARRRPGPAGRPPPQLGIWRPACVLAPAGALAGMHCLVLHWPTGSSPWALSPQD from the exons ATGCACGGGGCTCCTCCCGCGGGGTCCCCGGAGCCCCGCTGTCACCGCGACCGGGGCAGGGTGAGGAGGGGCGCCCGCGGAACCGCTCGGCTCCCCCCTGATTCTCCTCGCCGGGGATTCCCCGGGCGGCTCCGGTCTCTTCCGAGGCAAGGCAGGAGTCGAGACTCCCCGGCCCAGACCAAGGCCAAGCACAAAGGCCGGCGGGGTGGGAGACGGACGGAGCGCAGGggccggcgccgccgccgccgccgcggcagGTGCTGCGCGGCCGCCAAGCCGGAGGCCGGTAGGCCGGAAGCCTGGCGGGTGCAGGCGGTGCGGAGAGTCCCCGCGTCGCTCTCCCCGCCCTGTCCCTGTCCCCGCGCCTCACCTGTGCCGCGGCCGGAGCCGGCCGCCGCGGGCGCTTCCTGCTCGCGACTTCCTGGGGCGGCGCGCGGAGGCCCCGCCGGCCCGCCACCCCTTTCACTTTCCTGCCGCCGGCGGGGCGCCGGGGCCCAGGCCGCGGCGGGCGCCTCGGCCCTCCCCCTCCGGCTCATCCCCCCTCCTCCGatcctccccgccctcccccatccccttccccgGCCGCGGGGCGCGCCCTGGTCCCAAAGAGCCCCAGGGGCGCCCCCACGCGAGTGCACGCGAGTGGCGCTGCCCGCCCGCCGGCGGCCGGGGCCCGCaggccgccccccgccccagctggGCATTTGGCGGCCGGCGTGTGTCCTTGCACCTGCCGGCGCGCTGGCGGGCATGCACTGCCTTGTTCTCCACTGGCCAACAGGGAGCTCCCCCTGGGCCCTTAGCCCTCAAG ACTGA
- the RSPH1 gene encoding radial spoke head 1 homolog translates to MSDLGSEELEEEGENDLGEYEGERNEAGERHGHGKARLPNGDTYEGNYEHGKRHGQGVYKFKNGARYMGEYVQNKKHGHGTFIYPDGSKYEGEWADDHRHGYGVYYYVNNDTYTGEWFAHQRHGQGTYFYAETGSKYIGTWVNGQQEGAAELIHLNHRYQGKFFNKNPVGPGKYVFDIGCEQHGEYRLTDVERGEEEEEEETTMMTVVPRWKATKITELALWTPTLPEKPPADGPGAEEALETIGGGEPSEEGQALADGSEEETDSMRPGEDDGEGSREEGREDFRYDTIDRGIVSFEEEENKQSEPPE, encoded by the exons ATGTCGGACTTGGGCTCGGAGGagttggaggaggagggagagaatgaccTTGGG GAGTACGAGGGGGAGCGGAATGAGGCAGGTGAACGTCATGGACATGGGAAAGCAAGACTGCCCAATGGGGACACGTATGAAGGGAACTACGAACACGGGAAAAGACATGGCCAG GGTGTCTACAAGTTTAAAAATGGTGCTCGGTACATGGGAGAATAcgttcaaaataaaaagcatggtCACGGTACTTTCATATACCCAGACGGCTCGAAATACGAAG GGGAGTGGGCGGACGACCACAGGCACGGTTACGGCGTCTACTACTACGTCAATAACGACACCTACACTGGGGAGTGGTTTGCTCACCAAAG GCACGGGCAAGGCACCTATTTCTACGCAGAGACGGGCAGTAAGTACATAGGCACCTGGGTGAACGGACAGCAAGAGGGCGCAGCCGAACTCATTCACCTGAACCACAGGTACCAGGGCAAGTTCTTCAACAAAAAC CCTGTCGGCCCTGGAAAGTACGTGTTTGATATCGGATGTGAGCAGCACGGGGAGTACCGTTTGACAGATGTG GAacgaggagaagaggaggaggaggaggagacgaCAATGATGACCGTGGTGCCGAGGTGGAAAGCCACCAAAATCACAGAGCTGGCGCTGTGGACCCCGACCCTCCCTGAGAAGCCCCCTGCAGACGGGCCTGGGGCAGAAGAGGCTCTGGAAACCATAG GCGGCGGGGAGCCCTCCGAGGAAGGCCAGGCTCTGGCCGATGGTTCCGAGGAGGAGACCGACTCCATGAGGCCTGGGGAGGATGATGGTGAAGGCAGCAGGGAGGAGGGCCGAGAGGACTTCCGCTATGACACCATCGACCGGG